One window from the genome of Acinetobacter sp. LoGeW2-3 encodes:
- a CDS encoding PilN domain-containing protein, translating into MAKINLLPWRDELRVKRNNEFVAYCVGALLLGVTAAGGSWFYYDQKLQDQEQANQLIISTNQNLDVQLKSLEGLQEQRDAIVERMKLIQGLQTQRPIAVHLIDEIVRVTPSDMYITRFVRSGDKFIIEGKAASPNTVAELLRNLEASSWYRNAFMNAFLVAEEKKDKAPSSVIPRVEESYGTFTVTVDLDQIAQPVLSEQQSQAAATTGGATS; encoded by the coding sequence ATGGCAAAAATTAACTTACTCCCTTGGCGTGATGAGCTCAGGGTTAAAAGAAATAACGAATTTGTCGCATATTGTGTTGGGGCGTTGTTGCTAGGGGTAACAGCAGCTGGGGGAAGCTGGTTCTATTACGATCAAAAATTACAAGATCAGGAACAAGCTAACCAACTCATCATCAGTACCAATCAGAATCTGGATGTACAGCTAAAATCTTTAGAAGGTTTACAGGAACAGCGTGATGCAATTGTTGAGCGCATGAAGCTGATTCAAGGCCTGCAAACCCAGCGTCCAATTGCCGTACATCTCATTGATGAAATTGTACGTGTTACACCAAGCGATATGTATATCACCAGGTTTGTCCGTAGCGGTGATAAGTTCATTATCGAAGGTAAAGCAGCAAGTCCAAATACGGTTGCGGAGTTACTGCGTAATCTGGAGGCTTCTTCCTGGTATCGAAATGCCTTCATGAATGCATTCTTGGTTGCAGAAGAGAAAAAGGATAAAGCACCAAGCTCTGTAATTCCACGTGTTGAAGAATCTTATGGCACATTCACAGTTACCGTGGATCTCGACCAGATTGCTCAACCGGTGCTTTCAGAACAACAGTCCCAAGCGGCTGCAACAACAGGAGGGGCGACATCATGA